In Kangiella profundi, one DNA window encodes the following:
- a CDS encoding DNA-binding protein has product MARTGISQFDVEKAYKSLTSQGVNNPSIDAIRAELGNTGSKTTISKYLKDIKKTRTNGTLTEVKVSDAIGHLVSQLAARLNAEANKTIEDMEQAFDKERKSWNQEKSGLEESLSQATEQNKALSDNIHSLQAKLNTASRESEQLNTELQGIQSDLKELTAVCGQKDERIIDLEKSLQHSYDNLSHFRESAKEQRDQQERKHAEEVSGLRAEQRKLGQTIASQQSELTQLNRQNAELITEKRLLAKSQRELQNSLKALTEQVQSASTDREELLAQLDAITKENNELNTSVVQLEHEVEELKSPEKLAKKQEVAKSKS; this is encoded by the coding sequence ATGGCGCGCACAGGCATCTCTCAATTTGACGTTGAAAAAGCATATAAATCATTGACTTCACAGGGTGTAAATAACCCATCAATTGATGCAATACGAGCTGAGCTGGGTAACACTGGCTCCAAAACCACCATCTCAAAATACCTCAAAGACATTAAAAAGACCCGTACTAACGGTACACTCACCGAGGTCAAAGTCTCCGACGCCATTGGGCACCTGGTAAGCCAGCTTGCTGCCAGGCTCAACGCTGAAGCGAATAAAACCATTGAAGACATGGAGCAAGCCTTTGATAAAGAGCGTAAGTCTTGGAATCAAGAAAAGTCAGGACTTGAGGAGTCGTTAAGCCAAGCCACAGAGCAAAATAAAGCTCTAAGTGATAACATTCACTCACTACAGGCGAAGCTCAATACTGCTAGCCGTGAGAGTGAGCAACTGAACACTGAGTTGCAAGGTATTCAAAGTGACTTGAAAGAACTTACAGCCGTTTGTGGACAAAAAGATGAACGAATTATCGATCTGGAGAAGAGTCTGCAACACAGTTATGACAACTTGAGCCACTTCCGCGAATCCGCTAAAGAACAGCGTGATCAACAAGAGCGCAAGCACGCTGAAGAAGTGTCGGGATTGCGAGCAGAGCAGCGAAAGCTGGGGCAAACCATTGCCTCTCAACAGTCAGAACTCACGCAGTTGAACCGTCAGAACGCTGAGCTAATCACCGAAAAGCGGTTGTTGGCCAAGTCACAGCGCGAACTTCAAAACTCATTAAAAGCGTTAACTGAACAGGTGCAGTCAGCCAGTACTGACAGAGAGGAGCTACTAGCGCAACTTGATGCTATAACCAAAGAAAACAATGAGCTAAACACTTCCGTTGTTCAGCTAGAGCATGAGGTTGAGGAATTGAAATCGCCCGAGAAACTCGCAAAAAAACAGGAAGTAGCCAAGTCTAAAAGCTAG
- a CDS encoding cation transporter, giving the protein MSQKCNRDCKADATDITQDIASNDKLFEGAYISEYHVPKMDCPSEEGMIRMALDSLEPGVILEFDTPQRKVRVFHHPDVSDMVENRITSLGLGARLESTSAVDSEIIHKARLTAQNEEAEEAGILKMLLAINAVMFITELVIGWWAQSTGLIADSLDMFADAAVYGVALYAVGHGVRKKLRAAHISGWLQVILALGVLTEVVRRLVQGSEPDSNLMMVFGLIALVANVWCLILIAKKRNGGAHMRASWIFSANDVIANAGVIIAGGLVAWTGSQYPDLIIGFIIGLIVLVGGFRILKIKS; this is encoded by the coding sequence ATGAGCCAGAAATGTAACCGTGACTGCAAAGCAGATGCTACTGATATAACGCAAGATATTGCTAGCAACGACAAGTTATTTGAAGGGGCATATATAAGCGAATACCACGTGCCTAAAATGGATTGTCCATCAGAGGAGGGCATGATCCGGATGGCTCTGGACAGTCTTGAGCCAGGTGTAATCCTTGAATTTGATACGCCACAACGTAAAGTCAGAGTGTTTCATCATCCTGATGTCAGTGACATGGTAGAAAATCGGATAACATCTCTTGGACTTGGCGCGAGATTAGAGTCAACCAGCGCTGTGGACAGCGAGATTATCCATAAGGCAAGGTTAACGGCACAAAATGAAGAAGCAGAGGAAGCTGGCATACTTAAAATGCTGTTAGCTATTAATGCAGTGATGTTTATTACAGAGCTTGTTATCGGCTGGTGGGCACAATCGACCGGATTGATAGCTGATTCATTGGATATGTTTGCCGATGCAGCAGTGTATGGGGTGGCACTATACGCCGTTGGGCATGGCGTCCGAAAAAAACTCCGTGCAGCGCATATATCAGGTTGGTTACAGGTTATTTTAGCTCTGGGTGTATTAACAGAAGTTGTGAGGAGACTGGTTCAAGGGAGTGAGCCTGATTCAAACCTTATGATGGTGTTTGGCTTAATTGCCTTGGTAGCAAATGTCTGGTGCTTAATCTTAATCGCTAAAAAGCGAAATGGCGGCGCTCACATGAGAGCAAGCTGGATTTTTTCTGCTAATGATGTCATCGCTAACGCAGGCGTTATTATTGCCGGAGGATTAGTGGCATGGACGGGCTCACAATATCCAGACTTAATCATTGGGTTTATCATTGGATTAATTGTTTTAGTTGGCGGTTTTCGTATATTGAAGATCAAATCCTAA
- a CDS encoding DMT family transporter, which yields MRPKVFATIGAVFTMVLWATCFPLISLSLPYAPIMLTALFRAVIAGIFLIVIAWILGRPFPRSTKVYLYILGIGLTATSIGFWGMFYAGSLITPGLATVLTNTQPLIAGLLGWHILNERIGKRAMLGTLLGFSGIVVISAESLFATDVQSVSGIAYVVIAAAGLAISNILLKKSANRVDVLYAMGFQLLLGAIPLALLAFFNTSLPPLSWNWDYVWILLALALPGTALPFILWFWLMDTAPLYKLNVYSFLTPVFGLYLGYTYFSESLSSMQWLGVFLVIAAMLLVNSSTRAAK from the coding sequence ATGCGTCCTAAAGTGTTTGCTACTATTGGCGCTGTATTCACCATGGTGTTATGGGCAACATGTTTCCCGCTTATCTCCCTGAGTTTACCGTATGCCCCGATTATGTTGACGGCATTGTTTAGGGCAGTGATTGCGGGTATCTTTTTAATTGTCATCGCTTGGATCCTAGGTAGACCTTTCCCAAGGTCCACTAAAGTCTACCTCTATATCCTTGGCATTGGTCTAACCGCAACGAGTATTGGGTTCTGGGGCATGTTCTATGCGGGCAGCCTAATCACACCCGGACTGGCAACCGTACTAACCAACACACAACCTCTAATTGCCGGCCTTCTGGGCTGGCATATTCTGAACGAACGCATAGGGAAGCGGGCAATGCTGGGTACTCTACTCGGTTTTTCAGGAATTGTGGTCATCAGTGCGGAAAGTCTTTTCGCCACAGATGTTCAGTCAGTGAGCGGTATCGCCTATGTTGTTATTGCCGCTGCGGGTTTAGCAATCAGCAATATCTTGTTGAAGAAGTCTGCTAATCGTGTCGATGTGCTATATGCCATGGGATTCCAGCTCTTACTGGGGGCTATCCCCCTGGCGCTATTGGCCTTTTTTAACACTTCCTTGCCGCCCCTGAGTTGGAATTGGGATTACGTGTGGATCTTACTGGCGCTGGCATTGCCCGGCACTGCTCTGCCATTTATTCTGTGGTTCTGGTTGATGGATACTGCGCCACTATACAAGCTCAATGTCTACAGCTTTCTAACGCCTGTATTCGGGCTGTATTTAGGTTACACTTATTTTTCTGAATCGCTTTCCTCAATGCAGTGGCTGGGAGTCTTTCTGGTTATAGCTGCCATGCTCCTGGTGAATTCGTCAACCAGAGCAGCGAAATGA
- a CDS encoding bile acid:sodium symporter: MARFNCRLLDWSPFFGNGLLATGQTLLGTLPTDVSSPLLVLMARGNVALAAVFNAVNTAFSPFVVPLLFLWLTGIQLEVPLVSIILELALVVLVPTILGVTLRTNFPMIISKHDSTYAGIGSVFYLVILLAVVASNAETIIGYG, translated from the coding sequence ATGGCCCGATTCAATTGCAGGCTTCTTGACTGGTCGCCTTTTTTTGGAAACGGATTGCTTGCTACAGGCCAAACTCTGCTTGGCACACTGCCAACAGATGTATCTTCTCCTCTTTTAGTACTGATGGCTCGTGGAAACGTTGCCTTGGCCGCCGTTTTCAATGCGGTCAATACAGCCTTTTCTCCTTTCGTAGTTCCGCTCCTTTTTCTATGGCTGACAGGGATACAGCTAGAAGTCCCTCTCGTTTCCATCATCCTGGAGTTAGCTCTAGTTGTTTTAGTGCCTACAATTCTCGGTGTAACCTTACGCACCAACTTTCCGATGATTATTTCAAAGCATGATTCGACTTACGCAGGAATTGGGTCAGTCTTCTATCTTGTAATATTACTTGCGGTAGTGGCTTCCAATGCAGAAACCATCATTGGTTATGGATAG
- a CDS encoding efflux RND transporter permease subunit: MFNRIVDWAVTNRLLVAIALITLTVSAFFIIPRLNLDAFPDVTNVQVSVNTEAPGLAAEEVEQLITYPIEAVMYALPDVEEVRSISKTGLSGVTVVFKEGTDIYFARQLVFERLQAAKELIPEGVGTPEMGPNTSGLGQVYQYLLVAEPGSGFDAMELRSLNDWVVKLLLIPAEGVTDVLSFGGEVRQYQVDLNPSKLLSYDLTQDDIMAALERNNTNVGGWYMNRGQEQLVIRGTGWLDHGKQGLEQIRQVPLKTVDGTTITVSDVAKVNLGSEIRQGAVTMTRRTSDGKVETLGEVVSGIVLKRLGANTKSTIDGVNARIERINQALPEGVKFEAYYDQADLVTQAVDTVVNALLLAFVFIVVILALFLMNLRATLLVLISIPISIGIALMVMAWFGLSANLMSLGGIAVAIGMLVDGSVVMVENMFKHLTHPDATHDKDRQTMVQDDPDPVDAAHDSHGIALRLQEAGREVARPIFFATAIILVVFMPLFSFEGVEAKLFQPMAISIMLSMLSALVVALIIVPALATYLFRKGIRPRESFVLKPLDKLYRKGLSWAMSHSKVVVGIAVTLVVAAALVIPRLGTEFVPELEEGTVNLRVTLAPSSSLDTALEVAPKLEAMLMEFPEVTYALSRIGRAEIGGDPEPVNNIEIYIGLKPVPEWTSADNRYELQSLMEQKLEQHPGLLFNFSQPIATRVDELLSGVKAQLAIKLFGKDLDVLAEKGQAIEAVVKKIDGTRDVAMEQIVGEAQLVVKPNRRALSRYGLDVADVMEVVRNGLGGASAGQIINGNERYDIYVRLDERFRQDRETIADLRLQEPSGAWVRLGDVASVNIASGPPQVRRDDVQRRVVVQANVQGRDMGSVVADIRAAIAEQVDLPTGYSVDIGGQFENQQRAQKRLSLVVPLSLALIALLLYFAFASVGQAMLILVNVPLAIIGGVFSLWLSGQYLSVPSSVGFITLFGVAVLNGVVMVESINQRIKDGLPVSEAAFDGAVSRLRPVLMTAVTSALGLIPMLLSNGVGAEIQKPLASVIVGGLITATFLTLFVLPVLFAWFSKGKLKEKH; encoded by the coding sequence ATGTTTAATCGAATTGTCGATTGGGCGGTCACTAACCGTTTGCTGGTGGCGATTGCGCTCATTACACTAACGGTCAGCGCCTTTTTTATTATTCCAAGGCTGAATCTTGATGCATTTCCGGATGTTACCAACGTTCAGGTCTCGGTCAATACTGAAGCTCCTGGCTTGGCTGCTGAGGAAGTCGAGCAGCTGATAACCTATCCGATTGAAGCTGTCATGTACGCTCTGCCTGATGTAGAAGAAGTAAGGTCTATTTCAAAGACTGGCTTGTCTGGCGTTACTGTTGTGTTTAAGGAAGGCACTGATATTTACTTTGCCCGGCAACTGGTATTCGAGCGACTTCAGGCTGCCAAAGAGCTGATTCCAGAGGGCGTTGGTACACCCGAAATGGGGCCAAACACTTCTGGGCTGGGGCAAGTCTATCAGTATTTACTGGTTGCCGAACCCGGTTCGGGTTTCGATGCCATGGAGCTACGCAGCTTAAATGACTGGGTGGTCAAGTTGTTGCTTATCCCGGCCGAAGGCGTGACTGATGTGCTGTCTTTCGGCGGTGAGGTGCGTCAGTATCAGGTCGATCTGAATCCGTCAAAGCTGTTATCTTACGATCTGACCCAGGACGATATCATGGCGGCTCTGGAGCGTAACAACACCAATGTTGGCGGCTGGTATATGAACCGTGGTCAGGAGCAATTGGTGATCCGAGGTACCGGCTGGCTCGATCATGGCAAGCAAGGGCTGGAGCAGATCCGTCAAGTTCCCCTGAAAACGGTGGATGGCACCACTATCACCGTATCGGATGTAGCCAAAGTGAATCTGGGTAGCGAAATCCGCCAGGGCGCAGTGACCATGACACGCCGAACTTCGGATGGGAAAGTTGAGACACTAGGCGAAGTCGTCTCAGGCATTGTATTAAAACGTTTAGGCGCCAATACCAAAAGCACCATTGATGGGGTTAATGCCCGTATCGAGCGTATTAATCAGGCGTTACCGGAAGGAGTTAAGTTCGAGGCTTACTATGATCAGGCCGATCTGGTGACGCAAGCGGTTGATACCGTTGTCAATGCTCTGTTACTGGCGTTTGTCTTCATTGTGGTCATTTTGGCGCTGTTCCTAATGAATTTGCGTGCTACCTTACTGGTACTGATCTCAATTCCAATTTCCATCGGTATTGCTTTGATGGTGATGGCGTGGTTTGGTCTTTCGGCAAACTTAATGTCTCTAGGCGGTATTGCCGTGGCCATTGGCATGCTCGTGGATGGCTCTGTAGTGATGGTCGAAAACATGTTCAAACATTTGACCCATCCCGATGCCACCCATGACAAAGATAGACAGACAATGGTTCAGGATGATCCAGATCCTGTTGATGCAGCTCATGATAGCCATGGGATTGCTTTACGCTTGCAAGAAGCTGGCAGAGAGGTAGCAAGACCTATATTTTTTGCGACAGCAATTATTTTAGTTGTCTTCATGCCGCTATTCAGTTTCGAAGGGGTCGAAGCCAAACTGTTCCAGCCGATGGCTATCAGTATCATGCTGTCTATGCTGTCCGCGCTGGTTGTAGCTTTAATCATAGTCCCAGCATTAGCCACCTACCTGTTTCGCAAAGGGATACGCCCGCGGGAGAGTTTCGTCTTGAAACCACTTGATAAACTCTACCGCAAGGGTTTGTCGTGGGCTATGAGCCACAGTAAGGTCGTCGTTGGTATTGCTGTAACGCTCGTGGTTGCGGCAGCTTTAGTAATACCGCGTCTGGGTACCGAGTTTGTGCCTGAACTCGAAGAAGGAACGGTCAACCTCCGGGTAACTCTCGCTCCGTCCTCCAGCCTGGATACTGCGCTTGAAGTCGCTCCAAAACTCGAAGCAATGCTGATGGAATTCCCGGAAGTCACCTATGCGTTATCACGCATTGGACGTGCCGAAATTGGCGGTGATCCAGAGCCAGTGAATAACATTGAGATCTATATTGGTCTTAAGCCAGTGCCAGAATGGACCAGCGCCGATAATCGTTATGAACTTCAATCCCTGATGGAGCAAAAGCTGGAACAACATCCCGGATTGCTGTTCAATTTTTCACAACCAATTGCCACCCGTGTGGATGAGCTGTTATCGGGGGTTAAAGCGCAACTAGCGATAAAACTCTTTGGTAAAGATCTTGATGTGCTGGCTGAAAAAGGGCAGGCAATTGAGGCAGTGGTCAAAAAGATCGACGGTACGCGCGATGTTGCCATGGAGCAAATTGTCGGTGAAGCTCAATTGGTCGTAAAGCCCAATCGCCGCGCATTGTCTCGTTATGGACTTGACGTAGCGGATGTCATGGAAGTGGTTCGAAATGGGCTTGGCGGTGCCAGCGCTGGACAAATCATCAATGGTAACGAACGTTATGATATCTATGTTCGGTTGGATGAACGTTTTCGCCAAGATCGCGAAACTATTGCTGACCTTCGTTTGCAGGAACCTTCAGGAGCCTGGGTTCGCCTTGGTGATGTAGCCTCTGTAAATATTGCTTCCGGCCCGCCGCAGGTTCGCCGCGATGATGTTCAGCGCAGAGTAGTCGTTCAGGCCAATGTGCAAGGGCGTGATATGGGCAGCGTGGTAGCAGATATTCGCGCAGCGATTGCTGAACAAGTTGATTTGCCAACGGGTTACTCCGTGGATATAGGTGGACAATTCGAAAATCAACAGCGAGCACAAAAGCGTCTGTCGCTGGTCGTGCCATTATCGCTGGCGCTTATCGCCTTGTTGCTTTATTTTGCCTTTGCTTCGGTTGGTCAGGCTATGCTGATTCTGGTAAATGTACCTCTAGCCATTATTGGTGGGGTATTCTCACTCTGGCTGTCAGGGCAGTATTTATCAGTGCCCAGCTCGGTCGGATTTATTACCCTGTTTGGCGTCGCGGTACTTAACGGTGTAGTGATGGTTGAAAGTATCAATCAGCGTATCAAGGATGGCCTACCTGTCAGTGAAGCCGCTTTTGATGGTGCCGTATCCAGGCTTAGACCGGTATTGATGACAGCAGTAACATCTGCGTTAGGCCTAATACCGATGTTGCTATCAAATGGCGTTGGAGCAGAGATACAAAAACCGCTTGCCAGTGTTATCGTAGGCGGGCTGATAACAGCCACATTTTTAACATTGTTTGTGTTGCCCGTTTTGTTTGCCTGGTTTTCAAAAGGTAAGTTGAAGGAGAAACACTAA
- a CDS encoding efflux RND transporter periplasmic adaptor subunit: protein MNRLLIAMLSAAMTAPSIGLAETMSGEAHEHDKSKPAQEVIEHKDDASHKEHPSNATDEHERHGDTKHGSSDSSHNESHDDAGHSESNTEEDGHGHQEEASATTALNATQMTIADIQVAPLTAERVDYEFYAPGEVLSNGYTSYIVSPRVASVVLRRHVALGAHVEQGQPLVTLFSEDVAQAQADYRTAWPEWERVRKLGRKTVGEQRYIQAKTSWEAARATLQAYGLAESDLQSLASQDIKALGEYTLRAETDGSVLSDDFEQGQRVEAGSPLIKLANEKQLWVEAHLPADQSISLPLGTLADIVAGDIRIQGKVSQEAHTINPVTRTRTVRLLVDNLEHRLHPGQFAEVFFRFRTEEPVLAVPESALMRNPDGDWAIFVEESPGQFRSQEVELKRALGSLREINGIVPGTRIVTDGAFFVASQIAKGGFDPHNH from the coding sequence ATGAATAGATTATTGATAGCGATGCTAAGCGCCGCAATGACTGCACCAAGCATAGGGCTTGCAGAAACGATGAGTGGTGAGGCGCACGAACATGATAAGAGCAAGCCTGCTCAAGAGGTTATTGAGCATAAGGATGATGCGTCTCACAAGGAGCACCCATCAAATGCCACGGATGAACATGAGCGTCATGGTGATACAAAACATGGGTCTAGCGATAGTTCCCACAATGAAAGTCATGATGATGCGGGACACAGCGAAAGTAATACTGAAGAAGATGGACATGGGCATCAAGAAGAAGCTTCTGCCACTACGGCACTAAATGCTACTCAAATGACGATTGCTGATATCCAGGTTGCTCCTCTCACTGCCGAGCGCGTTGATTATGAGTTCTACGCACCAGGGGAAGTTCTTTCTAATGGATACACTAGCTACATAGTGTCACCGCGAGTAGCTTCCGTTGTATTACGTCGTCACGTAGCATTGGGCGCTCATGTCGAACAAGGTCAGCCACTGGTAACCCTGTTCAGTGAGGATGTGGCGCAGGCCCAGGCAGACTATCGCACCGCTTGGCCTGAATGGGAAAGAGTCCGCAAGCTCGGTCGCAAAACCGTTGGAGAGCAGCGTTATATCCAGGCCAAAACCAGCTGGGAGGCTGCTCGGGCAACGTTGCAGGCCTATGGGTTAGCTGAGTCAGATTTGCAGTCTCTGGCATCGCAAGATATTAAGGCATTGGGCGAATATACCCTACGTGCCGAAACCGATGGTTCTGTGTTATCTGACGACTTCGAGCAGGGGCAGCGCGTCGAAGCTGGTTCTCCTCTGATCAAGCTGGCCAATGAGAAGCAGCTCTGGGTCGAAGCACACCTTCCAGCAGATCAGTCTATATCACTTCCTCTCGGTACATTGGCTGACATTGTGGCTGGTGATATCCGAATTCAAGGCAAGGTATCCCAAGAAGCACATACCATAAACCCCGTTACACGAACCCGAACAGTGCGCTTATTGGTGGACAACCTGGAGCATAGGCTGCATCCGGGACAGTTTGCAGAGGTCTTCTTCCGTTTTCGTACAGAAGAGCCGGTATTGGCTGTGCCAGAGTCAGCACTGATGCGAAATCCCGATGGAGACTGGGCAATTTTTGTAGAAGAGAGTCCAGGGCAGTTTCGCTCTCAAGAAGTTGAACTAAAGCGAGCACTAGGTTCGTTGCGTGAAATTAACGGCATTGTTCCCGGAACACGTATTGTTACCGACGGTGCCTTTTTTGTTGCTTCACAAATCGCCAAAGGCGGTTTTGATCCGCATAACCACTAA
- a CDS encoding cation diffusion facilitator family transporter: MHDHSHSHGSNNRIGWAFFLNVTFTIIEFIGGILTNSTAIMADAVHDLGDSLSIGFAWFLSKVSEKGSNSEFTYGYRRLSLFGALINGLVLIIGSVWVLTEAIPKLLQPEMPIVEGMIALAVFGVLVNGFAAYKLSKGKTLNERVLNWHLLEDVLGWVAVLIVSIVLLFVDWPILDPALSILFTLYILINVAKNLWHTIRLFLQAIPDKELSKSVYKTLIELKEVDSIHHLHLWSLDGEHHVLTAHLALQEALSTQQQLELKKSIAERLSKFNLEHTTIELEMTDEQCRDASEAL, from the coding sequence ATGCATGATCATTCGCACTCACATGGTTCAAATAATCGTATAGGTTGGGCATTTTTTCTGAATGTCACCTTTACCATTATCGAATTTATAGGAGGTATCTTAACCAATAGTACCGCCATCATGGCCGACGCCGTTCATGATCTTGGCGACAGTTTATCCATCGGATTTGCTTGGTTTCTCAGTAAAGTTAGTGAAAAAGGTTCAAATTCAGAGTTCACCTATGGTTACCGCCGGTTATCATTGTTCGGTGCACTTATTAATGGTCTAGTCCTCATTATTGGTTCCGTCTGGGTTCTGACAGAAGCTATCCCTAAACTCCTGCAACCAGAAATGCCTATAGTTGAGGGCATGATCGCCTTAGCCGTGTTTGGGGTGCTAGTTAATGGGTTTGCGGCTTATAAATTAAGTAAAGGCAAAACTCTTAATGAGCGTGTACTCAATTGGCATTTATTGGAAGATGTACTGGGTTGGGTTGCAGTTTTAATCGTTTCCATCGTACTTCTTTTTGTTGACTGGCCCATTCTTGACCCAGCTTTATCAATTCTTTTCACTCTCTATATTTTAATTAATGTTGCTAAAAACCTTTGGCACACTATAAGGTTATTTTTACAGGCAATCCCTGACAAAGAACTGTCAAAATCAGTTTATAAAACCTTAATAGAACTCAAAGAAGTGGATAGTATCCATCACCTGCACTTGTGGTCATTGGATGGAGAGCATCATGTACTTACTGCTCATCTAGCTCTACAAGAGGCACTGTCTACTCAACAGCAACTGGAGTTAAAAAAGTCCATAGCAGAACGATTGAGTAAATTTAATTTAGAGCATACGACCATTGAGCTTGAAATGACTGACGAGCAATGCCGCGATGCTTCTGAAGCTTTGTAA
- a CDS encoding TolC family protein, which produces MKKLSVSYAMCAVIYLLSASAQAQPVDWERWLASQIKQHPDIIAAREQLQGSEATADAAEQPLYNPELSSELEQVGEENNYRVGVSQTVDWWDRRGAKQQQAAFIRQAAKAQYQQQVMSKTAEALSALVEWRASNQAAIIAQAQKEQLNALLQVAEKRQKAGDIGTIDAELTFLSLSKQLAQVAELEVALQKAESRVRELLPQWTPEKGGIPEDFWPSEPVSITDQELLQHPYVASAQARWKSIKEEAEATRRAAKAEPTFGVNAGRDGGENTVGLTFSIPLNVRNDYSAETRVANRAALEAEARFLAVYRNLRFDWQAAQAAWKRYDEQYRRWLELARGRVENSADLLERQWRSGDLSTTDYLLALNQRSESLLAGISLEKHTQLALTEVLLHSGQLRAVAPTATKPLN; this is translated from the coding sequence ATGAAGAAACTATCCGTTTCTTATGCGATGTGTGCCGTTATTTATTTGCTGTCGGCTTCGGCGCAAGCGCAACCCGTTGATTGGGAGCGCTGGCTGGCATCACAGATAAAGCAGCACCCAGACATCATCGCGGCCCGCGAGCAACTGCAAGGCTCGGAAGCTACTGCGGACGCAGCGGAACAGCCACTTTACAACCCGGAGTTATCTTCTGAGCTGGAACAGGTTGGTGAAGAAAATAACTACCGTGTAGGTGTTTCTCAAACGGTTGACTGGTGGGATAGACGAGGTGCTAAACAGCAGCAGGCGGCTTTTATCCGACAAGCAGCCAAAGCCCAGTATCAGCAACAGGTTATGAGTAAGACTGCTGAGGCTCTATCAGCATTGGTTGAGTGGCGTGCCAGTAATCAAGCCGCCATTATTGCTCAGGCACAAAAAGAGCAGCTTAATGCATTATTGCAAGTGGCTGAAAAGCGCCAAAAAGCAGGGGATATAGGCACTATTGATGCTGAGCTCACCTTTCTATCTTTATCAAAACAGCTGGCACAGGTCGCTGAGCTTGAAGTCGCTTTGCAAAAAGCCGAAAGCAGAGTGCGCGAACTTTTGCCACAGTGGACTCCTGAAAAAGGAGGCATTCCCGAAGATTTCTGGCCTTCGGAGCCAGTGTCCATTACTGACCAGGAGTTGTTACAACATCCCTATGTTGCCAGCGCTCAGGCTCGCTGGAAGTCCATCAAGGAAGAGGCCGAAGCAACCCGCCGCGCAGCCAAAGCAGAGCCGACCTTTGGAGTCAATGCTGGTCGCGACGGTGGAGAAAATACTGTCGGCCTGACCTTCTCGATTCCTTTGAATGTACGTAATGACTACAGTGCCGAAACTCGTGTGGCTAATCGTGCAGCACTAGAAGCAGAGGCCCGATTCTTGGCCGTTTATCGCAATCTACGGTTTGACTGGCAGGCTGCACAAGCTGCCTGGAAACGTTATGACGAGCAATACCGACGCTGGCTCGAGCTGGCTCGTGGCAGAGTTGAAAATAGTGCTGACTTGTTGGAACGCCAGTGGCGAAGCGGTGATCTATCAACAACTGACTACCTGCTCGCTCTCAACCAGCGTTCGGAGAGCCTGCTGGCAGGAATCTCACTCGAAAAGCACACACAACTTGCGTTAACCGAAGTGTTGCTGCACTCCGGCCAGCTCAGAGCTGTTGCACCAACTGCGACTAAGCCACTGAATTAA
- a CDS encoding c-type cytochrome, translated as MPSLTAFIKSLLIAAVLGLLGGGLFIYSGVYPIGADVPHNKVTYWLLETVRERSIARAASNIQIPDNLNTSDRLLAGGADYNDMCAGCHLKPGKKESDLTIGLYPSPPDLTAITDIYEQQQLNKAYVSENMTEEAIQRQFWIIKHGIKASGMPAWGPTHSDERIWNMVAFLQRLPTLSEDQYQILTSRGSATEMHDH; from the coding sequence ATGCCATCACTCACCGCTTTTATCAAGAGTCTACTCATTGCTGCTGTACTTGGTCTTCTAGGCGGAGGACTGTTTATCTACTCCGGTGTTTACCCGATCGGGGCTGATGTGCCCCACAACAAAGTGACTTACTGGCTGCTAGAAACTGTGCGTGAACGTTCCATCGCCCGCGCAGCTAGCAACATTCAAATTCCTGACAATTTGAATACCTCTGATCGATTATTGGCGGGTGGTGCAGATTATAATGACATGTGTGCAGGTTGCCATCTAAAGCCAGGCAAAAAAGAAAGTGACTTAACAATCGGGCTTTACCCCTCCCCTCCTGATTTAACAGCAATTACAGATATTTATGAACAACAGCAACTCAACAAAGCATACGTATCGGAGAATATGACAGAAGAAGCTATCCAACGCCAGTTCTGGATTATCAAGCACGGCATAAAAGCATCGGGTATGCCGGCGTGGGGACCAACCCACAGTGACGAGCGTATCTGGAATATGGTGGCCTTTTTGCAGCGGTTGCCGACACTGTCTGAGGACCAGTATCAGATACTGACATCTCGGGGCAGCGCGACTGAAATGCATGACCACTAA